A stretch of Halococcus sediminicola DNA encodes these proteins:
- a CDS encoding SDR family oxidoreductase: MAKTALITGCSSGIGRATAEAFLDAEWTVYATAREASAISDLGTAGCETAALDVTDDEQVENVVEQVIDETGRIDCLVNNAGYGQFGPIEDVPTERVREQFEANTIGPHRLARAVLPHMRDRGDGRIINVSSTTARFATPGRGVYAGSKAALEAMSEALRAEVTDYGIDVSVVAPGPVDTSFDERARAELDGVERSGAYEVFYDYFEDYRTVVEGGVGTVSPGAVAEAILDAAVSPDPPARYPVGPVAGAAEYARFLPAGVRNSLYGLVRRVV, encoded by the coding sequence ATGGCGAAAACCGCACTCATCACCGGCTGCTCGTCGGGCATCGGTCGTGCAACCGCCGAAGCCTTCCTCGATGCCGAATGGACCGTCTACGCGACCGCACGCGAGGCATCGGCCATCTCGGACCTCGGAACCGCTGGCTGTGAGACCGCCGCGCTCGACGTGACCGACGACGAGCAAGTCGAGAACGTGGTCGAGCAGGTCATCGATGAGACCGGGAGAATCGACTGTCTCGTGAACAACGCCGGCTACGGCCAGTTCGGGCCGATCGAGGACGTACCAACAGAACGGGTCCGCGAGCAGTTCGAGGCGAACACCATCGGCCCACACCGACTCGCGCGGGCTGTCCTCCCGCACATGCGCGACCGGGGTGACGGGCGCATCATCAACGTATCGAGCACCACCGCCCGGTTCGCCACGCCGGGCCGAGGCGTCTACGCCGGTTCGAAGGCCGCCCTCGAAGCCATGTCCGAAGCACTGCGTGCGGAGGTCACCGACTACGGCATCGACGTCTCGGTGGTCGCGCCCGGCCCGGTCGATACCTCTTTCGACGAGCGCGCCCGCGCGGAACTCGACGGTGTCGAGCGCTCGGGGGCCTACGAAGTCTTCTACGACTACTTCGAGGACTATCGTACCGTGGTCGAGGGTGGTGTTGGTACTGTGAGTCCCGGAGCAGTCGCCGAGGCAATCCTCGATGCGGCGGTCTCGCCCGATCCGCCGGCACGCTATCCCGTGGGTCCGGTCGCGGGGGCCGCCGAGTACGCCCGCTTCCTCCCTGCCGGCGTGCGCAACTCGCTGTACGGTCTCGTCCGCCGCGTCGTATAG
- a CDS encoding pyridoxal phosphate-dependent aminotransferase, translated as MDYQTPQFFRLMQYAAASDSDVVEMVSGGPDWNSPPAIGEAFHEYADLDGNDYQYPPSAGLADLREEIAARRGVDSDAVVVTNGAGEANYLALAGALDRDAGKEVLLTDPVYPYYPGKTQLLGGIPRYVPVDADGSLDPAAVRERASDETAAIVVNTPNNPTGAVYSEETMAELVNIAEAHDAILVSDEVYDHFDYTGDFASALAVDSSHRVVTNSFSKSMAITGFRVGYAIFPEALAEGAHTRHMLVNVAGSRPAQHAVLRALRATGPDYYERNRDRLARRIDTFTDALDAAGADYTAPDGGFYVMARFPDFPGTMDNAERLVDEAGVAGMPGETFGEARADWFRFALVTPEVEQAGRRLTEFFG; from the coding sequence ATGGACTACCAGACGCCGCAGTTCTTCCGACTGATGCAGTACGCAGCGGCCAGCGATAGTGATGTGGTCGAGATGGTCAGCGGCGGTCCGGACTGGAACTCGCCGCCCGCAATCGGCGAGGCCTTCCACGAGTACGCCGATCTCGATGGCAACGACTACCAATATCCGCCGAGTGCGGGTCTCGCCGATCTGCGCGAGGAAATCGCGGCCCGGCGTGGAGTCGATAGTGATGCGGTCGTCGTCACCAACGGGGCGGGCGAGGCGAACTACCTCGCGCTCGCGGGCGCGCTCGACCGCGACGCAGGTAAGGAAGTGTTGCTTACCGACCCCGTCTATCCGTACTATCCCGGCAAGACGCAACTGCTGGGTGGCATCCCCCGGTACGTGCCGGTCGATGCGGACGGCTCACTCGACCCCGCCGCCGTCCGCGAGCGCGCGAGCGACGAAACCGCAGCCATCGTCGTGAACACGCCGAACAATCCCACGGGAGCGGTCTACTCCGAGGAGACGATGGCCGAACTTGTCAATATTGCCGAAGCGCACGACGCGATTCTCGTGAGCGACGAGGTGTACGATCACTTCGACTATACTGGTGACTTTGCCAGCGCGCTCGCGGTCGATTCTTCCCATCGCGTAGTGACGAACTCGTTTTCGAAGTCGATGGCCATCACGGGCTTTCGCGTCGGCTATGCAATCTTCCCGGAGGCGCTGGCCGAGGGCGCGCACACCCGCCACATGCTCGTGAACGTCGCCGGGAGTCGGCCCGCCCAGCACGCCGTCCTCCGCGCGCTTCGTGCGACCGGTCCCGACTACTACGAGCGAAATCGTGACCGCCTCGCCCGCCGCATCGATACCTTCACCGACGCGCTCGACGCCGCTGGAGCCGACTACACCGCCCCCGACGGCGGGTTCTACGTGATGGCGCGCTTTCCCGACTTTCCGGGCACGATGGACAACGCCGAGCGACTCGTCGACGAGGCTGGCGTCGCCGGGATGCCCGGCGAGACTTTCGGCGAGGCGCGCGCCGACTGGTTCCGCTTCGCGCTCGTCACGCCGGAAGTCGAGCAAGCGGGCCGCCGGCTGACCGAATTCTTCGGTTGA
- a CDS encoding CinA family protein gives MSSPDPIEERLGDALRDADATIAVAESCTGGLVGSLLTDVPGSSDYFDRSLVTYSSRAKRALLAVSRESLDAHGAVSEPVAREMARGARDTADTTWGLATTGIAGPDGGTDEKPVGTVFIGVAHAAPWTTGDSTSRVEHHVFDGTRKEIKEKIARRALAVMCEALDDREQETT, from the coding sequence ATGTCATCGCCCGATCCAATCGAGGAACGACTCGGCGACGCCCTGCGGGACGCCGACGCCACCATCGCGGTCGCCGAGTCCTGTACCGGGGGGTTGGTGGGGTCGCTGCTCACGGATGTGCCGGGGTCGAGCGACTACTTCGACCGCTCGCTCGTGACCTACTCTTCACGGGCGAAACGCGCGCTGCTCGCGGTCAGCCGCGAATCGCTCGACGCCCACGGCGCGGTGAGCGAACCGGTCGCCCGCGAGATGGCCCGCGGCGCGCGCGATACGGCCGACACGACGTGGGGGCTCGCCACCACGGGAATCGCGGGCCCCGACGGCGGTACCGACGAGAAGCCAGTGGGAACAGTTTTCATTGGCGTTGCCCACGCAGCGCCGTGGACGACCGGTGACTCGACGAGCAGGGTCGAACACCACGTCTTCGACGGCACGCGGAAGGAAATCAAGGAGAAAATCGCCCGGCGCGCGCTCGCGGTGATGTGCGAGGCGCTCGACGACCGCGAGCAGGAAACGACTTAG
- a CDS encoding metal-dependent hydrolase, producing the protein MNKRGHVLNALVLSVGLGCLAAPALDVTTLWTVVAIAVPVTLGALLPDVDTAFGTHRKTLHNLPVLALFFVYPFYFDNLRFVWIGVATHYVLDLLGSKRGIALFYPFDRAEFDVPVGVSARSRYAGGLMVLITTLELAVAAALAYDLPRRLVANGLRASGLT; encoded by the coding sequence ATGAACAAGCGCGGGCACGTACTCAACGCACTCGTCTTGAGCGTGGGACTGGGCTGTCTCGCCGCCCCCGCACTCGACGTGACGACGCTCTGGACCGTCGTCGCCATCGCCGTCCCTGTGACACTCGGCGCGCTCCTTCCCGACGTCGACACTGCCTTCGGCACCCATCGCAAGACACTGCACAACCTCCCGGTCCTCGCCCTGTTTTTCGTCTACCCCTTTTATTTCGACAACCTTCGGTTCGTCTGGATCGGCGTCGCCACCCACTACGTGCTCGATCTGCTGGGCTCGAAACGCGGCATCGCCCTCTTTTACCCGTTCGACCGCGCCGAGTTCGACGTTCCGGTGGGGGTCTCGGCGCGGAGCCGGTACGCCGGCGGGCTGATGGTGCTCATCACGACGCTCGAACTCGCGGTCGCCGCCGCGCTCGCCTACGACCTTCCCCGGCGATTGGTGGCGAACGGATTGCGTGCGAGCGGGCTGACCTGA
- a CDS encoding right-handed parallel beta-helix repeat-containing protein, translating to MTAGRTVGVCVVVLALAVAGVAGTASAQSAPTPIDSCRTIADDGQYVLTSDIENSSGSTCVQILSSDVVFDGGGHTIEGANANESVGVKVNNSLTSLSNVTVKNVTTTGWTAGVYYRDAQNGTVENVNASANRRHGVLLRAASDTRLENVTAVENGRWSLYAVGNTTDVLGTRFTTRSTDNASFRASDVALTGVGPSPGGLENRSTVGQRIGAAGTGGNSSLRLGVGYDERNVTEANVTESSLRMWRFEGNWSKPSGVNFVNVKRNRVVAEVQGVDNASVFAPAGDVETPTPTPTPTATATETAANTTTTSSDDGPGFGVALALVAVLASALALLRR from the coding sequence ATGACTGCAGGCAGAACCGTCGGCGTCTGTGTGGTCGTGCTCGCGCTGGCCGTGGCGGGCGTCGCGGGCACCGCGAGCGCACAGAGCGCGCCGACGCCCATCGATTCCTGTCGGACCATTGCCGACGACGGCCAGTACGTGCTCACGTCGGACATCGAGAACAGTTCCGGCTCGACGTGCGTCCAGATCCTCTCGAGCGACGTCGTCTTCGACGGCGGCGGCCACACCATCGAGGGTGCGAACGCCAACGAGAGCGTCGGCGTGAAGGTGAACAACTCGCTGACGAGCCTCTCGAACGTCACGGTCAAAAACGTCACGACGACCGGCTGGACGGCCGGTGTCTACTACCGCGACGCACAGAACGGCACCGTCGAGAACGTGAACGCGAGCGCGAACCGCCGCCACGGCGTGCTCCTGCGCGCGGCGAGCGACACCCGGCTCGAAAACGTCACCGCCGTCGAGAACGGCCGCTGGAGCCTCTATGCGGTGGGGAACACGACGGACGTCCTCGGAACGCGGTTCACGACGCGCTCGACCGACAACGCCTCGTTCAGAGCGAGCGACGTCGCGCTCACGGGCGTCGGCCCGTCCCCGGGCGGTCTCGAAAACCGCTCGACGGTCGGTCAGCGCATCGGCGCGGCCGGCACGGGTGGGAACAGCTCGCTCCGACTCGGCGTCGGCTACGACGAGCGGAACGTCACCGAGGCGAACGTGACCGAGAGCAGCCTCCGAATGTGGCGCTTCGAGGGCAACTGGAGCAAGCCATCCGGCGTGAACTTCGTCAACGTCAAACGCAATCGCGTCGTCGCCGAGGTGCAGGGCGTCGACAACGCGAGCGTCTTCGCCCCGGCGGGCGACGTCGAGACGCCGACGCCCACACCGACCCCGACCGCAACCGCGACCGAAACGGCCGCGAACACGACGACCACGAGTTCCGACGACGGACCGGGCTTCGGGGTCGCCCTCGCGCTCGTCGCCGTGCTCGCCAGCGCGCTCGCCCTCCTACGGCGCTGA
- a CDS encoding PHP-associated domain-containing protein, which produces MTSHEPFRVDLHVKVLDEHVVNRAKRYGLDALVYAPHFTPLPDIRSRAREFTDDDLLVVPGRELFTGSWRNRRHVLALGLSDPVPDFITLEGAMAELRRQEAVVLAPHPEFLNVSLDRKLIARFRDAIDAVETYNPKLWAYHDRRARSIASRLRLPTFGSSYAHRRRTVGEVWTAIEERIDDERGLLAALREGVSRRVEHRTGAIHRLRRAAEFAHLGYENSVTKFDRLVLSGMEPTHPERETYAKRFADVRVY; this is translated from the coding sequence GTGACGTCCCACGAGCCGTTTCGCGTCGACTTGCACGTCAAAGTCCTCGACGAGCACGTGGTGAACCGGGCCAAGCGGTACGGGCTCGACGCGCTGGTGTACGCCCCTCACTTCACCCCTCTGCCAGACATCCGGTCGCGGGCGCGCGAATTCACCGACGACGATCTGCTGGTGGTGCCGGGCCGCGAACTGTTCACGGGGTCGTGGCGCAACCGGCGACACGTCCTCGCGCTCGGACTCAGTGACCCCGTGCCGGATTTCATCACGCTCGAAGGGGCGATGGCCGAACTCCGTCGGCAAGAAGCGGTCGTGCTGGCTCCTCACCCCGAGTTCCTGAACGTGAGTCTCGATAGGAAACTCATCGCCCGCTTTCGGGACGCCATCGACGCCGTCGAGACGTACAACCCGAAGCTGTGGGCCTATCACGACCGTCGCGCGCGTTCGATCGCCTCCAGACTCCGGCTCCCGACGTTCGGGTCGTCGTACGCCCACCGCCGGCGGACCGTGGGCGAGGTCTGGACGGCCATCGAGGAGCGAATCGACGACGAGCGCGGCCTGCTCGCGGCGCTCCGCGAGGGAGTGTCCCGTCGCGTCGAGCATCGCACGGGGGCGATTCACCGGCTGCGCCGCGCCGCGGAGTTCGCCCATCTCGGTTACGAAAACAGCGTGACGAAGTTCGATAGACTCGTGCTCTCGGGGATGGAGCCGACACATCCAGAACGCGAGACTTACGCGAAGCGATTCGCGGACGTGCGCGTATACTGA
- a CDS encoding transcription elongation factor Spt5, protein MGMYAVKTTASQERTVADMIMEREAEDIHAALAPDSLTSYVMVEADDHAILERVLDEIPHARNLVPGKSSIAEVEHFLSPKPDVEGIAESDIVELVAGPFKGEKAQVQRIDEGKDQVTVELYEATVPIPVTVRGDQIRVLDSEER, encoded by the coding sequence ATGGGGATGTACGCCGTCAAGACCACCGCGAGCCAGGAGCGCACCGTCGCGGACATGATCATGGAGCGCGAGGCCGAGGACATCCACGCGGCGCTCGCACCGGATTCGCTCACGAGCTACGTCATGGTCGAGGCCGACGACCACGCTATCCTCGAACGAGTGCTCGACGAGATCCCTCACGCCAGAAATCTCGTGCCCGGAAAGTCCTCGATCGCGGAGGTCGAGCACTTCCTCTCGCCGAAACCCGACGTCGAGGGGATCGCCGAAAGCGACATCGTCGAACTCGTCGCCGGCCCGTTCAAAGGCGAGAAGGCACAGGTCCAGCGCATCGACGAGGGCAAGGATCAAGTCACCGTCGAACTCTACGAGGCGACGGTACCGATTCCCGTCACCGTTCGCGGCGACCAGATCCGCGTGTTGGATAGCGAGGAGCGATAG
- a CDS encoding protein translocase SEC61 complex subunit gamma, protein MEIKYDLSSYTRVLKLASTPSWEEFSRIALIAGAGILLIGVVGFLIFSLMSFLPGGV, encoded by the coding sequence ATGGAGATCAAATACGACCTGTCGAGCTACACGCGCGTGCTGAAGCTCGCCAGCACGCCCTCGTGGGAGGAGTTCTCGCGCATCGCGCTCATCGCGGGCGCGGGCATCCTCCTCATCGGCGTCGTCGGCTTTCTCATCTTCTCGCTGATGAGCTTCCTCCCCGGAGGGGTCTGA
- the ftsZ gene encoding cell division protein FtsZ — protein sequence MDSIIEDAIDEAEDDRADGETPAGEREAGTMTDEELAGVVEDLRTQITVVGCGGAGSNTVTRMAKEGIHGAKLVAANTDAQHLVEQVQADTKILMGREKTGGRGAGSVPKIGEEAARETLDDINETIDGSDMVFVTAGLGGGTGTGAAPVVAQAAQEAGALTIAIATIPFTAEGERRRANADAGLERLRAVSDTVIVVPNDRLLEYAPNLPLQDAFTICDRVLMRSVKGMTELITKPGLVNVDFADVRTVMENGGVAMIGLGESDSENKATDSIRSALRSPLLDVEFKGASSALVNVVGGPDMSIEEAEGVVEEIYDRIDPDARIIWGASVDESFSGKMETMIVVTGVDSPQIYGRSDLAGETGGQVDSDIDYVE from the coding sequence ATGGATTCCATCATCGAGGACGCCATCGACGAGGCCGAAGACGACCGCGCCGACGGCGAGACGCCGGCCGGTGAGCGCGAGGCGGGGACGATGACCGACGAGGAGCTCGCGGGCGTCGTCGAGGACCTCAGAACACAGATCACGGTCGTCGGCTGTGGCGGGGCCGGCTCGAACACCGTCACCCGGATGGCCAAGGAGGGCATCCACGGCGCGAAACTCGTCGCAGCCAACACGGACGCCCAGCACCTCGTCGAGCAGGTGCAAGCCGACACGAAGATCCTGATGGGCCGCGAGAAGACGGGGGGCCGTGGTGCCGGCTCGGTGCCCAAGATCGGCGAGGAGGCCGCCCGCGAGACGCTCGACGACATCAACGAGACCATCGACGGCTCGGACATGGTGTTCGTCACCGCGGGCCTCGGCGGCGGCACGGGAACGGGCGCGGCACCGGTCGTCGCTCAGGCCGCCCAAGAGGCCGGCGCGCTCACCATCGCTATCGCCACCATTCCGTTTACTGCGGAGGGCGAGCGCCGGCGCGCGAACGCCGACGCGGGTCTCGAACGGCTCAGAGCAGTGTCCGATACCGTCATCGTCGTGCCGAACGACCGCCTGCTCGAATACGCGCCGAACCTCCCGCTGCAGGACGCCTTCACCATCTGTGACAGAGTCTTGATGCGCTCGGTCAAGGGCATGACCGAGCTCATCACCAAACCCGGGCTGGTCAACGTCGACTTCGCCGACGTTCGTACTGTGATGGAAAACGGCGGCGTCGCCATGATCGGGCTCGGCGAATCTGACTCTGAGAACAAGGCCACCGACTCCATCCGCTCGGCGCTGCGCTCGCCCCTTCTCGATGTCGAGTTCAAGGGCGCAAGCTCCGCGCTCGTCAACGTCGTCGGCGGTCCCGACATGAGTATCGAGGAGGCCGAGGGCGTCGTCGAGGAAATTTATGATCGGATCGACCCCGACGCGCGCATCATCTGGGGCGCGTCGGTCGACGAGAGCTTCTCGGGCAAGATGGAGACGATGATCGTCGTCACCGGTGTTGACTCGCCCCAGATCTACGGGCGCTCGGACCTCGCTGGCGAGACCGGTGGACAGGTCGATTCGGACATCGACTACGTCGAATAG
- a CDS encoding D-aminoacyl-tRNA deacylase — protein sequence MTGTLGIVVSRADAASVTIGEQLRECIDWERITDDSRPDGAGGGTVYRAPGIELREFDELHLDLTNVAKAFTDPRLVAFVSKHAGDTGRLLTAHHTGNFGPAEAGGEDGEFATACPNAHSEVLASLAEYAPANYEVGMECTHHGPTAVGVPSMFVELGSSESEWSDPAGARAVARAVIDLRDVAPRRERQLVGFGGGHYVPRFERIVGKTDWAVGHIGADWALDAMGSVDEDVLRRAFERSGANRALVEGERPELERTVERLGYELVGETWLRETTGVPLDVVAEAEERLTTIEQGLRFGAPATEGGIEDAERWRLPGDLLAEAEGIDAAAVRETVEHRALAFETEQSGTRIGGRALVNEAGREAILDALVALLGEKYHDVEREDGRVVVHETAFSPERAHEMGVPEGPAFGRLADGESVTVDGRAIDPEIVHVECERRFSFDGCVERKGKDK from the coding sequence ATGACCGGAACCCTCGGAATCGTCGTCAGCCGCGCCGACGCCGCCTCGGTGACCATCGGTGAACAACTCCGCGAGTGCATCGACTGGGAGCGAATCACCGACGACTCCCGACCCGACGGCGCTGGCGGCGGCACGGTCTATCGCGCGCCGGGCATCGAACTTCGGGAGTTCGACGAGTTGCATCTCGATCTCACGAACGTCGCCAAAGCGTTCACCGACCCGCGGCTGGTGGCCTTCGTCTCGAAACACGCCGGCGACACCGGTCGCCTCCTCACCGCCCACCACACCGGCAACTTCGGGCCGGCGGAGGCCGGCGGGGAGGATGGTGAGTTCGCCACAGCCTGTCCGAACGCCCACTCCGAGGTACTCGCCTCGCTCGCCGAGTACGCTCCGGCGAACTACGAAGTGGGCATGGAGTGTACGCATCACGGCCCGACCGCGGTGGGCGTACCGTCGATGTTCGTCGAGTTGGGAAGTAGCGAGTCCGAATGGAGCGACCCGGCGGGAGCGCGCGCGGTCGCCCGTGCCGTCATCGATCTGCGTGACGTCGCGCCACGGCGCGAGCGCCAGCTCGTGGGTTTCGGCGGCGGCCACTACGTGCCGCGATTCGAGCGCATAGTAGGAAAAACCGACTGGGCCGTGGGCCACATCGGCGCGGACTGGGCGCTCGACGCGATGGGCAGCGTGGACGAAGACGTGCTGCGACGGGCCTTCGAGCGGAGCGGCGCGAACCGTGCGCTCGTCGAGGGCGAACGACCCGAACTCGAACGCACCGTCGAGCGTCTCGGCTACGAACTCGTGGGCGAGACGTGGCTCCGCGAGACCACCGGCGTCCCGCTCGATGTCGTCGCCGAGGCGGAAGAACGGCTCACGACTATCGAACAGGGGCTTCGCTTCGGCGCGCCCGCCACGGAGGGAGGAATCGAAGACGCCGAGCGCTGGCGGCTGCCGGGCGACCTGCTCGCCGAAGCCGAGGGTATCGACGCCGCGGCGGTGCGCGAGACAGTCGAGCACCGCGCGCTCGCGTTCGAGACCGAGCAGTCGGGAACCCGCATCGGCGGGCGCGCGCTGGTCAACGAAGCCGGGCGAGAGGCGATTCTCGACGCGCTCGTCGCACTCCTCGGCGAGAAATATCACGACGTCGAGCGGGAGGACGGGAGAGTGGTGGTCCACGAAACGGCCTTCTCGCCGGAGAGGGCACACGAGATGGGCGTCCCCGAAGGGCCGGCGTTCGGCCGGCTGGCCGACGGCGAGTCCGTGACCGTCGACGGGCGGGCTATCGACCCCGAGATCGTCCACGTCGAGTGCGAGCGTCGCTTTTCCTTCGATGGGTGTGTCGAGCGGAAGGGGAAAGATAAATAG
- a CDS encoding sodium:calcium antiporter: MFDRLRHPLVAVAMALLLTIPFVATFVTHGLHLSPEPPGANITPGMAVLVGGLAILGASFLLAWGAETAEKDVPTAFAIAVLAVLAVAPEYAVDAYYAWQAGLGGSGSHAGLAVANMTGANRILIGLGWAGIAVFTVYRAKYVGDEAVDHRSGFLADVVTLDHGIATEIAFLLAATAFAFLVPLGGTIGILDTVVLVGLYVLYIAIIVRGDVEETDEHVGVPAYFQEFPKKRRIAVVLLLFAYSGLLIFEAVHPFATGLERLGVQYGIPEFFMVQWLAPLASESPELVVVAYLVNKARSTAGFNALISSKLNQWTLLIGTLAVVFSISAGHIGGLPLDEKQTVEIWITAAQSFFALGILANFEMSVREAIALFVLFISQVLAEFYVIQTMSEQAANQVSITILYAYTALYVVLGVALFVRHRESLRELLGRTATNAREAVGGSAQPERAD; the protein is encoded by the coding sequence ATGTTCGACCGTCTTCGCCATCCGCTCGTCGCCGTCGCGATGGCACTACTTCTCACGATACCGTTCGTCGCCACGTTCGTCACCCACGGCCTCCATCTGAGTCCGGAGCCACCCGGCGCGAACATCACGCCGGGGATGGCGGTGCTCGTCGGCGGACTCGCCATCCTCGGCGCATCCTTTCTGCTGGCGTGGGGGGCCGAAACCGCAGAAAAGGACGTTCCGACCGCCTTCGCTATCGCGGTGCTCGCGGTGCTCGCGGTCGCGCCCGAGTACGCCGTCGACGCCTACTACGCGTGGCAGGCCGGCCTCGGCGGATCGGGCAGCCACGCCGGGCTCGCGGTCGCCAACATGACCGGCGCGAACCGCATCCTCATCGGTCTCGGCTGGGCCGGCATCGCCGTCTTCACCGTCTATCGGGCGAAATACGTCGGCGACGAGGCGGTCGATCACCGCTCGGGCTTCCTCGCGGACGTGGTGACGCTCGACCACGGCATCGCCACCGAGATCGCCTTCCTGCTCGCGGCGACGGCCTTCGCCTTTCTCGTTCCGCTCGGGGGCACCATCGGCATCCTCGATACGGTCGTGCTCGTCGGTCTCTACGTCCTGTACATCGCCATCATCGTCCGTGGCGACGTCGAGGAGACGGACGAACATGTCGGCGTGCCGGCGTACTTCCAGGAATTCCCCAAGAAGCGCCGCATCGCGGTCGTGCTCCTGCTCTTCGCCTACTCGGGCCTGCTCATCTTCGAGGCCGTCCACCCGTTCGCCACGGGCCTAGAGCGACTCGGTGTCCAGTACGGCATCCCCGAGTTCTTCATGGTGCAGTGGCTCGCGCCGCTGGCCTCCGAGAGCCCCGAACTCGTCGTCGTGGCCTACCTCGTCAACAAGGCGCGCTCGACGGCCGGGTTCAACGCGCTCATCTCCTCGAAACTCAACCAGTGGACCCTGCTCATCGGGACCCTCGCGGTCGTGTTCTCCATCTCCGCCGGCCACATCGGCGGCCTACCGCTCGACGAAAAACAGACCGTCGAGATCTGGATCACGGCGGCTCAGAGCTTCTTCGCGCTCGGCATCCTGGCGAATTTCGAGATGTCCGTCCGCGAGGCGATCGCCCTGTTCGTCCTGTTCATCTCGCAGGTGCTCGCCGAGTTCTACGTCATCCAGACGATGAGCGAGCAGGCGGCCAACCAGGTCTCTATCACCATCCTCTACGCCTACACCGCCCTCTACGTCGTTCTCGGCGTCGCGCTGTTCGTCCGCCACCGCGAGAGCCTGCGTGAACTGCTCGGGCGCACCGCGACGAACGCCCGCGAGGCTGTCGGCGGCTCCGCCCAGCCCGAGCGTGCCGACTGA
- a CDS encoding shikimate dehydrogenase, with translation MQVFGLVGSPVSHSLSPPLHGAAYEELGMDAKYVTFEPDGEDLAPAIEGARALGIRGLNVTIPFKRDALEFCEPDDLTERIGAVNTLDFGGNEITGHNTDAVGVTRALAHHRVSPSGRAVVVGAGGAGRAAAFALADEGTTVEIANRTTERATDLAGEIDGATGHGLDELENLLADADVLVNATSVGMDSDETPVPPEALHSDLAVLDAVYSPIETRLLREAASAGATAIDGGWMLLYQGVAAFERWTGRAAPVDVMNEALRARILSDNGSN, from the coding sequence ATGCAGGTGTTCGGACTCGTCGGCTCACCCGTTTCTCACTCGCTGTCGCCGCCGCTGCACGGGGCGGCCTACGAGGAGTTGGGGATGGACGCGAAGTACGTGACCTTCGAACCCGATGGCGAGGACCTCGCCCCGGCCATCGAGGGCGCACGCGCGCTCGGAATTCGAGGTCTGAACGTCACGATTCCGTTCAAACGCGACGCCCTCGAGTTCTGTGAGCCGGACGACCTCACCGAGCGAATCGGCGCGGTCAACACGCTCGATTTCGGCGGGAACGAGATAACCGGCCACAACACCGACGCCGTGGGCGTGACGCGCGCGCTCGCCCACCACCGCGTCTCGCCGTCGGGCCGGGCGGTCGTCGTCGGCGCGGGCGGGGCGGGCCGGGCGGCGGCCTTCGCGCTCGCCGACGAGGGAACGACCGTCGAGATCGCCAACCGCACGACCGAGCGCGCGACCGATCTCGCGGGCGAAATCGACGGCGCAACGGGCCACGGTCTCGACGAACTGGAAAACCTCCTCGCCGATGCCGATGTCCTCGTCAACGCCACGAGCGTCGGGATGGACAGTGACGAAACGCCCGTCCCACCGGAGGCGCTTCATTCGGATCTCGCGGTGCTCGATGCGGTCTATTCGCCGATCGAGACCCGACTGCTCCGGGAGGCTGCCTCGGCGGGGGCCACGGCGATCGACGGGGGATGGATGCTGCTCTATCAGGGCGTGGCGGCCTTCGAGCGCTGGACGGGCCGTGCGGCCCCCGTGGACGTGATGAACGAGGCGCTTCGGGCACGGATACTGTCGGACAACGGTTCGAACTGA